In Sulfurovum xiamenensis, a genomic segment contains:
- a CDS encoding bifunctional folylpolyglutamate synthase/dihydrofolate synthase → MMDSFDTFLQNKPLYYKEIDHERVHIAYGQLKSHIKHPRTVHIVGTNGKGSTGRMIAHLAYKSGLKVGHFSSPHILKFNERIWLNGRDSTDEVLEVAHQRLFGILGKALSESLSYFEYTTLLAFIVFENCDLMVLEAGLGGEFDATNVCDKALSVITPIGIDHQAFLGESIEAIAGTKIRSIQKKVLLAPQVYDEVLEVAKEITEVKGAKLYLSKCPSERVTQLGVIAEERSWGNYLVENASVALQALDILDISYQIDDLRTLELFGRFYPLTKNIRIDVGHNPLAAKAIEKALDKKVVLIYNSLDDKDYEAVLQTLKPKVKHVEIIPIDSQRATTLSEIEKAIQKVGIDYSYFEGKIDKNEQYLVFGSFYVVEEFLNRMQKKSDVPK, encoded by the coding sequence ATGATGGACTCTTTTGATACATTTCTTCAAAATAAACCTCTTTACTATAAAGAGATAGACCACGAGCGTGTACACATCGCCTACGGACAATTAAAATCTCATATTAAACACCCTAGAACCGTGCATATCGTAGGTACCAACGGAAAGGGTTCAACTGGCCGTATGATCGCGCATCTGGCCTATAAAAGCGGTCTTAAGGTGGGACACTTCTCATCCCCCCATATCTTAAAGTTCAATGAACGTATCTGGCTCAATGGCCGTGACAGTACAGATGAAGTGCTTGAAGTGGCGCATCAAAGACTTTTTGGTATCCTGGGTAAAGCGTTGAGTGAAAGTTTGAGTTACTTTGAGTATACGACACTGTTGGCTTTTATTGTCTTTGAAAATTGCGACCTGATGGTTTTGGAAGCTGGATTGGGCGGAGAATTTGATGCGACGAATGTCTGTGATAAAGCACTCTCTGTCATCACGCCTATAGGCATTGACCATCAGGCTTTTTTGGGTGAAAGTATCGAAGCCATAGCCGGTACAAAGATACGAAGTATCCAAAAAAAGGTGTTACTGGCACCACAAGTCTATGATGAGGTACTAGAAGTTGCCAAAGAGATAACAGAGGTGAAGGGTGCTAAACTCTATCTTTCCAAATGTCCAAGTGAGAGAGTGACACAATTAGGAGTTATTGCAGAGGAAAGATCCTGGGGCAATTATCTGGTAGAGAATGCTTCAGTGGCACTACAGGCTTTGGATATTTTGGATATCTCCTATCAGATCGATGATCTACGCACATTGGAACTTTTTGGACGTTTTTATCCCTTGACAAAAAACATCCGTATCGACGTGGGACATAATCCTTTAGCGGCAAAGGCCATAGAGAAAGCTTTAGATAAAAAGGTGGTTCTCATCTATAACAGTCTTGATGATAAAGATTATGAAGCAGTGCTGCAAACACTGAAACCCAAAGTCAAACATGTGGAGATCATTCCCATCGATTCACAACGAGCGACCACTTTAAGCGAGATAGAAAAAGCCATTCAAAAAGTAGGTATTGACTATAGCTACTTTGAGGGTAAGATAGACAAAAATGAGCAGTACCTGGTATTTGGGTCATTTTATGTTGTAGAAGAATTTTTAAACAGGATGCAAAAGAAGAGTGATGTACCAAAGTAA
- a CDS encoding DNA polymerase III subunit gamma/tau — protein MSLALARKYRPATFDDLIGQESVSQTLSLALEGKRLSHAYLFSGLRGSGKTSTARIFAKALLCEKGATSHPCGTCTHCMMASESSHMDIIEMDAASNRGIDDIKDLIEHTKYKPSSARYKIFIIDEVHMLTNQAFNALLKTLEEPPDFVKFILATTDPLKLPATILSRTQHFRFKKIPQNLVLKHLEHILDLENIEYEREALDIIARSGAGSLRDSLTLMDQAIVYSKNFVDVNTVTGMLGIIEPSHLETLLSDIMAKDTAKVLAFIKMAADYEAEMILDELTLYLKDLLLNAKGKFSPMIIERFFRVIAESKSLLALGSDNGFVLSLALFKMMESLEIKDIDTMIRGLEQELQGVEVSEIMVTTPSSDLTASSEVITITEEEIDATLPKTAAPKAEPVIEEKNDEASPEITETPVIDNEPTSPIQAAQEEKAPADIQPVTHPEVIQPSTPAINPHQKTFDALVQKLYDRDYDLGACFERNISFENFEDNKLTWASMAEGEDKKMLITHWGLINMFVKDIFGFETKIVNIPKKKVNSAPLEEEAEEPQKEAPVHQDADSASMIEDIEMKSSCIAPDAGETEAAKEKDPSTLLEEPMIKEAIALFDPKKVRIKRNT, from the coding sequence TTGTCTTTAGCATTAGCAAGAAAATACCGTCCTGCAACCTTCGATGACCTCATCGGACAAGAATCAGTTTCACAAACACTCTCACTTGCACTTGAGGGCAAAAGACTCTCTCATGCCTACCTTTTTTCGGGACTAAGAGGAAGTGGTAAGACATCGACCGCACGTATCTTTGCTAAAGCACTACTCTGTGAAAAAGGTGCGACTTCACATCCTTGCGGTACCTGTACACATTGTATGATGGCAAGTGAAAGCAGCCATATGGATATCATCGAAATGGATGCCGCTTCCAACCGTGGTATAGATGACATTAAAGACCTTATTGAACATACCAAATACAAGCCGAGCTCCGCACGTTACAAGATCTTTATCATCGATGAAGTGCATATGCTTACCAATCAAGCCTTTAATGCCCTGCTTAAAACACTTGAAGAACCGCCTGATTTTGTGAAGTTCATTCTCGCAACGACAGATCCGCTAAAACTGCCTGCGACCATCCTCTCCCGTACACAGCATTTCAGGTTCAAAAAAATCCCTCAAAACCTTGTACTCAAGCACTTGGAACATATCCTGGACCTTGAGAACATCGAGTATGAAAGAGAGGCTTTGGACATCATCGCGCGTTCTGGTGCGGGGAGTCTGAGAGATTCTCTAACGTTGATGGATCAGGCCATTGTATACTCTAAGAATTTCGTTGATGTGAATACGGTTACAGGGATGCTTGGTATCATTGAACCTAGTCACTTGGAGACATTGCTCTCCGACATCATGGCCAAAGACACGGCAAAAGTATTAGCCTTTATCAAAATGGCAGCAGACTATGAAGCTGAAATGATCCTGGATGAATTGACACTCTATCTCAAAGATCTGCTGCTCAATGCCAAAGGCAAGTTCAGCCCGATGATCATAGAGCGTTTCTTCAGGGTAATTGCAGAATCTAAAAGCTTACTTGCTCTTGGAAGTGATAATGGATTTGTACTCTCCCTGGCGCTCTTTAAAATGATGGAGTCTTTAGAGATCAAAGATATCGATACCATGATACGTGGCTTGGAACAGGAGCTCCAAGGAGTTGAAGTCTCTGAGATCATGGTGACCACTCCCTCAAGTGATTTGACTGCATCCTCTGAGGTCATCACGATCACTGAAGAGGAGATTGACGCTACACTTCCTAAAACTGCAGCACCTAAAGCAGAACCTGTCATAGAGGAGAAAAACGATGAAGCTTCACCTGAGATTACAGAAACACCGGTCATAGACAATGAACCTACTTCTCCTATACAAGCTGCACAAGAAGAAAAAGCTCCTGCCGATATACAACCGGTAACCCACCCAGAAGTCATACAACCTTCTACACCAGCCATAAACCCACATCAAAAAACATTTGATGCCCTGGTACAAAAACTGTATGACAGAGACTATGATCTAGGTGCCTGTTTCGAACGTAATATCTCTTTTGAGAACTTTGAAGATAATAAATTGACATGGGCTTCTATGGCAGAAGGTGAAGATAAAAAAATGCTCATTACACATTGGGGACTGATCAATATGTTCGTGAAAGATATTTTCGGTTTTGAAACGAAGATTGTAAATATCCCTAAAAAAAAAGTGAATAGTGCTCCCCTAGAGGAAGAAGCAGAGGAGCCTCAAAAAGAGGCTCCTGTACATCAGGATGCAGATTCGGCTTCCATGATAGAAGATATCGAAATGAAAAGCTCCTGTATCGCTCCGGATGCCGGAGAGACAGAAGCAGCCAAAGAGAAAGATCCCTCCACCTTGCTGGAAGAACCTATGATTAAAGAAGCTATCGCTCTCTTTGATCCTAAAAAAGTAAGGATTAAGCGTAATACCTAA
- a CDS encoding DUF58 domain-containing protein gives MNKAVKKIILKTKKQVYGDMLGNNASLFQGEGFEFAELREYVYGDDVRKIDWKTTAKLGKPFVKIYKEERELNVVVVSMLGGSVYFGTVKQKSDIIAEVVATLGFSAVKNSDLFSHMIFADQLYEASKASKKLFSVHKAVEDVYAFDPIGKEGDFSALVETLHNRLKKKSLLFIVSDFVGDIDLKLLSKKHDVFAVMVRDRFEENPSELGYLRLIDMESKQSFEGDVNSATLKNYKKALHDNDEKLYKQFKKQGIRFSKIYTHEEPALKLMKRMR, from the coding sequence TTGAACAAAGCTGTAAAGAAAATTATCCTAAAAACCAAAAAGCAGGTTTATGGAGATATGCTGGGAAACAATGCCTCTCTCTTTCAGGGTGAAGGCTTTGAGTTTGCAGAGCTCCGTGAGTATGTCTATGGTGATGATGTACGTAAGATAGACTGGAAAACAACGGCAAAACTAGGCAAACCTTTTGTAAAGATCTACAAAGAGGAGCGGGAGCTTAATGTCGTGGTGGTTTCGATGCTCGGCGGGTCTGTCTATTTTGGCACCGTAAAACAAAAGTCGGACATTATCGCTGAAGTCGTGGCTACCCTTGGTTTTTCTGCTGTAAAGAACAGTGATCTCTTTTCACATATGATCTTTGCAGATCAGCTGTATGAAGCAAGCAAGGCAAGTAAAAAACTTTTTTCCGTACATAAAGCAGTGGAAGATGTCTATGCATTTGACCCGATAGGAAAAGAGGGTGATTTTTCTGCCTTGGTCGAGACGCTGCATAACCGTTTAAAAAAGAAGTCTTTGCTTTTTATCGTGTCTGACTTTGTAGGTGATATAGACTTGAAACTGCTGAGTAAAAAACATGATGTCTTTGCCGTGATGGTACGTGACAGGTTTGAAGAGAATCCTTCTGAACTTGGGTATCTCAGACTCATAGATATGGAGAGTAAACAGAGTTTTGAAGGAGATGTGAACAGTGCTACACTGAAAAACTACAAGAAAGCGTTACATGACAATGATGAAAAACTCTATAAACAGTTCAAAAAACAGGGGATACGGTTCTCCAAGATCTATACGCATGAAGAACCGGCACTCAAATTAATGAAAAGAATGAGGTGA
- the leuS gene encoding leucine--tRNA ligase — MSYNPSEIEAKWQKQWDDEQAFEPSDSLTQKKKYILSMFPFPSGRLHMGHVRNYAIGDAIARYYRKQDYNVLHPIGWDAFGMPAENAAIKHGRHPKDWTYSNIDYMRKELNSLGLSFSKTREFATCDPLYTKWEQEFIIKMFAEGLLFRESTTVNWCEDCHTVLANEQVEEGCCWRCDNPVELKEMPGYYLDIIKYADELLEDLKMLEGKWPNQVLTMQNNWIGKSQGLEFEFELSEESKAKLDGKFDTYSVFTTRPDTIYGVSYSALAAEHPITKYIVEHNLIDEETAGKITVIANMSERERAQADKEGYPLGITVVHPLTGEEIPVWTANFVLASYGGGAVMAVPAHDERDHEFASKYDLPIKRVISGGEELPYTGEGELVDSAAFTGLNNYEAKAKVIATFEEAGFGKGTTNFKLRNWGVSRQRYWGAPIPFVHCKSCGLVPEKIENLPIALPEDVEITGEGNPLENHPTWKHCKCPKCGEEAIRETDTLDTFVQSSWYQFRYATNPKKWNEVGIDKEEANYWLGVDQYIGGIEHAILHLLYARFFTKVLRDLGYVNIDEPFNRLLTQGMVTMDGAKMSKSKGNTVDPDKLIEEYGADTARLFILFAAPPQKELEWNDNAVEGAFRFIKKLYDRADKVTSKTLPVIEHGALSKESKLARQKIYEALQKSADVYEKTFAFNTLIAACMEAMNALDKQESTEVWSEGMYVMLNLLEPIIPHAASELSEVLFERENLKALLEVKEEVFVQESILYVVMIGGKKRTEFEISPSASQDEILAKAKEEGAKWLEGMQIVKEIVVPNKLVNLAVKPS, encoded by the coding sequence ATGAGTTACAATCCAAGTGAGATTGAAGCCAAATGGCAAAAACAGTGGGACGATGAGCAGGCATTTGAGCCATCAGATTCTTTAACTCAGAAGAAAAAGTATATTTTGAGTATGTTTCCTTTTCCTAGCGGAAGACTGCATATGGGTCACGTACGCAACTATGCAATCGGTGATGCGATCGCGCGTTACTACAGAAAGCAAGACTACAACGTACTGCACCCGATCGGCTGGGATGCATTCGGTATGCCTGCAGAGAATGCTGCGATCAAGCATGGACGTCATCCAAAAGATTGGACCTATTCTAACATCGACTATATGAGAAAAGAGCTTAACTCGTTAGGCCTTTCTTTTTCTAAAACACGTGAGTTCGCTACCTGTGATCCGCTTTATACCAAGTGGGAGCAGGAGTTTATCATCAAGATGTTTGCAGAGGGATTGCTCTTTCGTGAATCCACGACAGTAAACTGGTGTGAAGATTGTCATACGGTTTTGGCGAACGAGCAGGTGGAAGAGGGATGCTGTTGGCGTTGTGATAACCCTGTCGAACTTAAAGAGATGCCGGGGTATTACCTCGATATCATCAAGTATGCCGATGAACTGCTTGAAGACCTGAAAATGCTTGAGGGTAAATGGCCAAACCAGGTACTTACTATGCAAAACAACTGGATCGGAAAGTCTCAGGGACTCGAGTTTGAATTTGAACTGAGCGAAGAGAGTAAGGCAAAGCTTGACGGCAAGTTTGACACATACTCAGTATTTACTACCCGTCCTGATACGATCTACGGTGTTAGCTACTCGGCACTTGCTGCAGAACACCCTATTACGAAGTACATCGTAGAGCATAACTTAATCGATGAAGAGACAGCAGGTAAGATCACAGTGATTGCAAATATGAGTGAGCGTGAAAGAGCACAGGCAGACAAAGAGGGATATCCGCTTGGAATCACTGTAGTTCATCCACTCACAGGAGAAGAAATCCCGGTATGGACAGCGAACTTCGTACTTGCAAGTTACGGTGGCGGTGCTGTTATGGCTGTACCTGCACACGATGAGAGAGATCATGAGTTTGCAAGCAAGTATGACCTTCCGATCAAAAGAGTGATCAGCGGTGGAGAAGAACTGCCATATACGGGTGAGGGTGAATTGGTGGATTCCGCTGCATTTACCGGATTGAATAATTATGAGGCTAAGGCGAAAGTCATCGCAACCTTTGAAGAGGCAGGATTTGGTAAGGGTACGACTAACTTCAAGCTACGTAACTGGGGTGTAAGCCGTCAGCGCTACTGGGGTGCGCCGATCCCGTTTGTTCACTGTAAATCTTGTGGACTGGTACCTGAAAAGATAGAAAATCTTCCGATTGCCCTGCCTGAAGATGTAGAGATCACTGGTGAAGGAAATCCGCTTGAAAACCATCCGACATGGAAACATTGTAAGTGTCCAAAATGTGGAGAAGAGGCTATTCGTGAAACAGATACACTTGATACCTTTGTACAGTCAAGCTGGTACCAGTTCCGTTATGCAACCAATCCTAAGAAGTGGAATGAGGTAGGTATCGATAAAGAAGAAGCGAATTACTGGCTGGGTGTTGACCAGTATATCGGCGGGATCGAACATGCGATCCTTCACTTACTATATGCAAGGTTCTTCACGAAAGTACTTCGTGACCTGGGATATGTCAATATCGATGAGCCGTTTAACAGATTGCTTACACAGGGGATGGTTACCATGGATGGTGCGAAGATGAGTAAGTCCAAGGGGAATACCGTAGACCCTGATAAGCTTATCGAAGAGTATGGGGCAGATACGGCAAGACTCTTTATCCTTTTTGCTGCGCCACCGCAAAAAGAGCTTGAGTGGAATGATAATGCTGTTGAGGGTGCCTTCAGATTTATTAAAAAACTTTATGACAGAGCGGATAAAGTCACAAGTAAAACATTGCCTGTGATTGAGCACGGAGCCCTTTCAAAAGAGTCTAAACTTGCACGTCAAAAGATCTATGAGGCATTACAGAAATCAGCAGATGTATACGAAAAGACATTTGCGTTCAACACACTGATTGCAGCGTGTATGGAGGCGATGAACGCGCTTGATAAACAAGAAAGCACTGAGGTATGGAGCGAGGGAATGTATGTGATGCTCAACCTCCTTGAGCCTATCATCCCGCATGCAGCAAGTGAACTGAGTGAAGTACTCTTTGAAAGGGAAAACCTCAAAGCACTACTTGAAGTAAAAGAAGAGGTGTTTGTTCAAGAGAGCATCCTTTATGTTGTGATGATCGGCGGGAAGAAGCGTACGGAGTTTGAGATCTCTCCTAGTGCCAGCCAAGATGAGATCCTTGCAAAAGCTAAAGAAGAAGGTGCTAAGTGGCTTGAGGGCATGCAGATCGTCAAAGAGATCGTTGTACCGAATAAATTGGTCAATTTAGCTGTAAAACCGAGCTAA
- the mfd gene encoding transcription-repair coupling factor produces MYQSNIYEYLEGLQEEKLLICKDDKEAVQIRDIAVLLGFDTFVLPDLRVSVGEDLRAYDEEIHLLFIQLASFYKSTKKKILVSPLRTLLIPFPKAELFETRTIEFGDTLNMQELKDTLYQWGYHFTDIAASHGEVSFRGDIIDIYPIDADKPYRISLFDEEVETIQYYDEGTQKRSNDELESLTFTPAFLALNKTQHEALKSRTERSNYDTFVKDIDSLGLWHLDDLGESALTLFDGVLASALDDELKEVYELGTPLVPRESFLLPAIPEGHKYCDLEAVDPNKLLQSHKDKKITIIAKNESIVRGSELESFQNIAFVYQEGIVNLLGADRLILSLNKPVKRKKVKKATLVLDELKPGDYVVHENYGVGIFKGIEKRDVLGATSEFVVMHYQNEDALLIPVSNLEVVDRYVAEGGVLPILDKLGKASFKKLKEKVKEKLFAIASQIINLSAQRHLKKGIKLKIDMEEHAIFMAEAGFVHTEDQERAINDMLDDMSSGRMMDRLLSADVGFGKTEVAMNGMFVAVKNGYQAMMIAPTTLLSSQHYKSLKERFSGHDIKVAKLDRFSTTKEKNATLKGLQEGTIDVVVGTHALLKAKFKNLALVIIDEEHKFGVKQKEALKEISIDVHLLSMSATPIPRSLNLAMSEVKSFSEILTPPTERQGVRTFVKSYDDKVIKEAILREMRRGGQIFYVFNSIAGIEEKKKQLLEILPKLRIAVLHSKISAKETEDEMMLFGDGEYDVLLSTSIVESGIHMPHANTMIVDGADNFGIADLHQLRGRVGRGVKEGYCYFMVTDKERLTENAKRRLLALESHSDLGSGAVLAFHDLEIRGGGNIIGEAQSGHIKQIGYSLYLRMLEDAIKELSGQDKEVAQNIDMKLSINAYLNEELIEEDRLRLELYRRLSLCETTGEVYEIEAEIADRFGKLDVITRQFIDVIVMKVLAREKGISKVSSYGENVFIEFIDEAKERVVLKSPSKDDDDIIATAMGYLK; encoded by the coding sequence ATGTACCAAAGTAATATTTACGAATACCTAGAAGGGTTACAGGAAGAAAAACTCCTTATCTGTAAAGATGACAAGGAAGCAGTTCAGATACGGGATATAGCCGTTTTACTTGGATTTGACACCTTTGTACTACCAGACCTTCGAGTGAGTGTAGGGGAAGATCTGCGTGCGTATGATGAAGAGATACATCTATTGTTTATACAGTTGGCTTCGTTCTATAAAAGTACAAAGAAAAAGATACTTGTCTCACCGTTGCGTACATTGCTTATCCCTTTCCCAAAAGCAGAACTGTTTGAGACCCGCACTATAGAATTCGGTGATACTTTAAATATGCAGGAACTCAAGGATACCCTCTATCAGTGGGGATACCATTTTACGGATATTGCTGCGAGTCATGGGGAGGTCTCTTTTCGTGGTGATATTATAGATATCTATCCTATAGATGCAGACAAACCTTACCGTATCTCTTTGTTTGATGAGGAAGTAGAGACCATCCAGTACTATGATGAAGGTACTCAGAAACGTTCCAATGATGAGTTGGAATCCTTGACTTTTACACCGGCATTTTTGGCGCTTAATAAAACCCAGCATGAAGCCCTTAAAAGCAGAACTGAACGAAGCAATTATGACACCTTTGTCAAAGACATCGATTCATTGGGGTTATGGCACCTCGATGATCTGGGGGAGAGTGCTTTAACACTTTTTGACGGCGTTTTGGCATCTGCTTTGGATGATGAACTCAAAGAAGTCTATGAGCTGGGTACACCACTTGTACCACGGGAGTCATTTTTACTTCCAGCCATTCCGGAAGGGCATAAATATTGTGATTTAGAAGCAGTAGACCCCAATAAATTACTCCAATCACACAAAGACAAAAAGATCACGATTATCGCTAAAAATGAGAGTATTGTACGTGGGTCAGAGCTGGAGTCGTTTCAAAATATAGCGTTTGTCTACCAAGAGGGTATCGTCAATCTTTTAGGTGCAGACAGGCTGATACTCTCACTCAATAAACCTGTGAAACGTAAAAAGGTAAAGAAAGCCACACTGGTACTGGATGAACTGAAGCCCGGTGACTATGTGGTACATGAAAATTACGGTGTAGGTATCTTTAAAGGGATAGAAAAACGTGATGTACTGGGTGCAACCAGTGAATTTGTAGTGATGCATTATCAAAATGAAGATGCGTTGCTCATCCCCGTCTCGAACCTTGAAGTGGTAGACCGTTATGTAGCTGAAGGCGGTGTATTACCGATACTTGACAAGCTGGGGAAAGCCAGTTTTAAGAAGCTCAAAGAAAAAGTCAAAGAGAAGCTTTTTGCGATCGCTTCACAGATTATCAACCTCTCTGCACAACGTCATTTGAAAAAAGGTATCAAACTCAAAATCGACATGGAAGAGCATGCTATCTTTATGGCAGAGGCCGGTTTTGTACATACCGAAGACCAGGAACGTGCCATCAACGATATGTTGGACGATATGAGTTCAGGCCGGATGATGGACAGACTGCTTTCTGCAGATGTAGGATTCGGAAAAACAGAGGTGGCAATGAACGGGATGTTCGTAGCGGTCAAAAATGGTTACCAGGCCATGATGATCGCCCCTACGACTCTGCTGAGTTCACAGCATTACAAAAGCCTTAAAGAGCGTTTTTCCGGTCATGATATCAAAGTAGCCAAACTGGACAGGTTTTCTACGACAAAAGAGAAGAATGCTACGCTTAAAGGGTTGCAGGAAGGAACTATAGATGTGGTTGTAGGCACCCATGCGCTACTCAAAGCAAAGTTCAAGAACCTGGCACTTGTCATTATCGATGAAGAGCATAAATTCGGTGTAAAACAAAAAGAGGCTCTCAAGGAGATCTCTATCGATGTGCACCTTCTTAGCATGTCTGCCACACCGATCCCAAGATCTTTGAATCTTGCAATGTCTGAAGTCAAGTCTTTCTCTGAGATCCTTACGCCGCCTACAGAGCGTCAAGGGGTACGTACCTTTGTGAAAAGTTATGATGATAAAGTGATAAAAGAAGCCATACTCCGTGAGATGCGGCGCGGCGGACAGATCTTTTATGTCTTTAACTCTATCGCTGGGATAGAAGAGAAAAAGAAGCAACTGCTTGAGATACTTCCCAAACTGCGCATCGCAGTGCTTCACTCTAAGATCTCCGCAAAAGAGACGGAAGATGAGATGATGCTTTTTGGAGACGGGGAGTATGATGTCCTGCTCTCTACTTCGATCGTAGAGTCAGGGATACATATGCCGCATGCCAATACCATGATCGTGGATGGTGCGGACAATTTTGGAATCGCAGATCTGCATCAGCTTCGTGGACGTGTGGGACGTGGAGTTAAGGAGGGGTACTGCTACTTTATGGTCACGGATAAGGAACGGTTGACAGAGAATGCAAAACGCCGTCTGCTTGCATTGGAGTCACATTCCGATCTGGGAAGCGGTGCAGTCCTTGCCTTCCATGATCTTGAGATACGGGGTGGAGGGAATATCATTGGTGAAGCACAGTCCGGGCATATCAAGCAGATAGGGTATTCCCTCTATCTGCGTATGCTTGAAGATGCCATTAAAGAACTCTCAGGACAAGACAAGGAAGTAGCACAGAATATCGATATGAAACTCTCCATTAATGCGTATTTGAATGAAGAGTTGATAGAAGAGGACAGATTGCGCCTCGAACTCTATCGGCGTCTCTCACTCTGCGAAACTACAGGAGAGGTCTATGAGATCGAGGCAGAGATAGCAGACCGGTTTGGAAAGCTCGATGTTATCACCAGACAGTTCATTGATGTGATCGTGATGAAGGTCCTGGCACGAGAAAAAGGTATCTCCAAAGTCTCTTCGTATGGTGAAAATGTCTTTATCGAATTCATAGATGAGGCCAAAGAGAGAGTGGTATTGAAATCACCTAGTAAGGATGATGATGACATTATCGCTACAGCCATGGGGTATTTGAAGTAG
- the lptE gene encoding LPS assembly lipoprotein LptE: MIRREGRMRTTVKFWMTISMMLLVSACGYKPSSHVIQHVFSDTVYVEVLVDRAEPENAPYVKDEMNRLVYTRFKGRIVSKEEAQSQIRLSYAGSSFIPLSYENGYVTRYRAVIRVKFDMVTKAGRETKTISSIVESDIQASSLTSSALRIDAIRIGLGKALDEFLAYVSAKGMLKEVK, encoded by the coding sequence ATGATAAGAAGAGAGGGACGTATGCGTACTACTGTAAAATTTTGGATGACTATTAGTATGATGTTACTTGTCAGTGCATGCGGATATAAACCCTCTTCTCATGTGATCCAACATGTTTTTTCCGATACTGTGTATGTAGAGGTGCTTGTTGATAGGGCTGAGCCTGAAAATGCACCTTATGTAAAAGATGAGATGAACCGTCTGGTCTACACACGATTTAAGGGGCGTATCGTTTCTAAAGAAGAGGCACAAAGTCAAATCCGACTCTCTTATGCAGGAAGCAGCTTTATACCACTTTCCTATGAAAATGGTTATGTCACTCGGTACCGTGCAGTTATCAGAGTGAAGTTTGATATGGTAACTAAAGCAGGTAGAGAAACGAAAACCATTAGTAGTATTGTTGAATCAGATATTCAGGCAAGTTCATTGACCTCTTCTGCATTGAGAATAGACGCTATACGTATAGGACTGGGGAAAGCATTGGATGAGTTCTTGGCATATGTGAGTGCTAAAGGAATGTTAAAAGAAGTAAAATGA
- a CDS encoding AAA family ATPase, translating to MSQTIENIKTEISKVLVGQDKMIEGLLAGLLCRGHILLEGVPGLAKTTAVNALAKTLGLNFKRVQFTPDLLPSDIIGTEIYDPSNNTFKIKQGPIFTNLLLADEINRAPAKVQSALLEVMQERQVTIGDETFKIDLPFLVMATQNPVEQEGAYELPEAQLDRFMMKVVVGYNTKEEELEIARRVANNSFEEIQQVATIEDLNKIREEALQVHMDEEIEAYIIELISATRDPKAYGLEELEAYIEFGASPRASIDMYKAARAIAYLKGQDYVSPIEIAYIAKEILRHRIILSYEAQAEEVTQDEIIEKILAAVPIP from the coding sequence TTGAGTCAAACCATAGAAAACATCAAAACAGAAATCTCTAAAGTCCTTGTCGGACAGGATAAGATGATCGAAGGACTTTTGGCAGGTTTACTTTGTCGCGGACATATCCTGCTAGAGGGTGTCCCAGGACTTGCAAAAACGACCGCGGTCAATGCATTGGCAAAGACACTGGGACTGAACTTTAAACGTGTTCAGTTCACACCGGACCTACTTCCTTCTGATATCATAGGTACTGAGATCTATGACCCATCCAACAATACATTTAAGATCAAACAAGGCCCTATTTTCACCAACCTTCTACTTGCCGATGAGATCAACCGTGCTCCGGCCAAAGTACAGTCTGCACTCTTGGAAGTGATGCAGGAGAGGCAGGTGACCATCGGAGACGAAACCTTCAAAATTGATCTGCCATTCTTGGTCATGGCGACACAGAACCCGGTAGAACAAGAAGGTGCCTATGAACTTCCTGAGGCGCAGCTTGACAGATTTATGATGAAAGTGGTGGTCGGTTATAACACCAAAGAAGAAGAGTTGGAGATCGCAAGACGAGTAGCGAATAACAGCTTTGAAGAGATCCAGCAGGTAGCGACCATTGAAGATCTCAATAAGATCAGAGAAGAAGCGCTTCAGGTGCATATGGATGAAGAGATCGAAGCCTATATCATAGAACTTATTTCTGCAACACGTGATCCTAAGGCATACGGCCTTGAAGAGCTTGAAGCGTATATCGAATTTGGCGCAAGTCCGCGTGCGAGTATCGATATGTATAAGGCTGCGCGTGCGATCGCTTATTTGAAAGGGCAGGATTATGTGTCACCGATAGAGATCGCGTATATCGCCAAAGAGATCCTTCGCCATCGTATCATACTCTCTTATGAAGCACAGGCAGAAGAGGTGACACAAGATGAGATCATAGAGAAGATTTTAGCTGCTGTTCCAATTCCTTAG